The Streptomyces tendae genome has a window encoding:
- a CDS encoding SDR family oxidoreductase, producing the protein MSEQQNPVDQHPTPDFPSQDQPHPGWTGPMDPPPDHGEDSYRGSGRLAGRTAVITGGDSGIGRAVALAFAREGADVLFTYLDSEKDEADETARWVEEAGRRAVAVSCDIREEENCRALIDRAVSEFGGIDILVNNAAYQMSQPDGIEAITTEQFDRVVRTNLYGMFWLCKMAVPHMREGGSIINSASVQAYKPSPHLLDYATTKGAIVTFTQGLAQMLIERGIRVNAVAPGPVWTPLIPATLPDTAEFGKQAPIGRPAQPAEMAPAYVFLASQEASYITAEIVNATGGTPLP; encoded by the coding sequence GTGAGCGAGCAGCAGAACCCCGTCGACCAGCACCCCACCCCCGACTTCCCGTCCCAGGACCAGCCGCACCCGGGCTGGACCGGCCCCATGGACCCGCCGCCGGACCACGGTGAGGACTCCTACCGGGGCAGCGGGCGGCTGGCCGGCCGTACGGCCGTGATCACGGGCGGGGACTCCGGCATCGGCCGCGCGGTGGCCCTGGCGTTCGCCCGCGAGGGCGCCGACGTGCTCTTCACGTACCTGGACAGCGAGAAGGACGAGGCGGACGAGACCGCGCGCTGGGTCGAGGAGGCCGGCCGACGTGCCGTGGCCGTCTCCTGCGACATCCGGGAGGAGGAGAACTGCCGGGCGCTGATCGACCGCGCGGTCTCCGAGTTCGGCGGCATCGACATCCTGGTGAACAACGCCGCGTACCAGATGTCGCAGCCGGACGGCATCGAGGCGATCACCACCGAGCAGTTCGACCGGGTGGTGCGGACCAACCTCTACGGCATGTTCTGGCTGTGCAAGATGGCCGTGCCGCACATGCGGGAGGGCGGCAGCATCATCAACTCGGCGTCCGTGCAGGCCTACAAGCCGAGCCCGCACCTGCTGGACTACGCGACCACCAAGGGCGCCATCGTCACGTTCACCCAGGGGCTGGCGCAGATGCTGATCGAGCGGGGCATCCGGGTCAACGCCGTGGCGCCGGGGCCGGTGTGGACGCCGCTGATCCCGGCGACGCTGCCGGACACCGCCGAGTTCGGCAAGCAGGCCCCGATCGGGCGTCCGGCCCAGCCCGCCGAGATGGCCCCGGCGTACGTCTTCCTCGCCTCGCAGGAGGCGTCGTACATCACCGCCGAGATCGTGAACGCGACGGGCGGGACGCCGCTGCCGTAG
- a CDS encoding maleylpyruvate isomerase family mycothiol-dependent enzyme has product METAWYLDILEDEGRSLADAAEQAGPDAPVPACPEWRVRDLLRHTGVVHRWAAAFVADACTTPRPMGEEPDLDGPELIAWYRAGHRRLLDTLTGAPADVECYTFLPGAVSSLNFWARRQAHETAVHRYDAEAARGGRPARFGTEFAVDGVDELLRGFHARRRSRVRTPEPRVLRVRATDADAVWTVRLSPEPPVTTRDAAGEAECEVSGPAAELYLSLWNRVPLPKVSGDPAPAALWRETSAVV; this is encoded by the coding sequence ATGGAGACTGCCTGGTACCTGGACATACTGGAGGACGAGGGCCGGTCGCTGGCCGACGCCGCGGAGCAGGCCGGACCGGACGCGCCCGTTCCGGCCTGCCCGGAATGGCGCGTCCGGGACCTGCTGCGGCACACCGGTGTGGTGCACCGGTGGGCGGCGGCCTTCGTCGCGGACGCGTGCACCACACCCCGCCCGATGGGTGAGGAACCGGACCTGGACGGCCCGGAACTGATCGCCTGGTACCGCGCCGGGCACCGCCGCCTCCTCGACACGCTCACCGGGGCGCCGGCCGACGTCGAGTGCTACACGTTCCTGCCCGGGGCGGTCTCCTCGCTGAACTTCTGGGCACGCCGTCAGGCGCACGAGACTGCCGTCCACCGGTACGACGCCGAGGCCGCGCGCGGTGGCCGGCCGGCCCGCTTCGGCACCGAGTTCGCGGTGGACGGCGTCGACGAGTTGCTGCGCGGCTTCCACGCGCGCCGCAGGAGCCGGGTCCGCACCCCCGAGCCCCGTGTCCTGCGGGTACGGGCGACGGACGCCGACGCGGTGTGGACCGTGCGGCTGTCACCGGAACCGCCGGTGACCACGCGGGACGCGGCCGGGGAGGCGGAGTGCGAGGTGTCCGGTCCGGCCGCCGAACTGTACCTCTCGCTGTGGAACCGGGTGCCGCTGCCGAAGGTGTCGGGCGACCCGGCGCCGGCCGCGCTGTGGCGGGAGACGTCCGCGGTCGTCTGA
- a CDS encoding response regulator transcription factor — MIRVLLADDQSLVRAGFRALLDAQPDIEVAGEAADGGEAVRLIRELRPDVVLMDIRMPLLDGLAATRRITEDADLGEVKVVMLTTFELDEYVFEAIRSGASGFLVKDTEPDELLRAVRAVVDGDALLSPGVTRRLIAEFAARSKEPAAVGALSELTEREREVMALVGLGLTNEEIARRLVVSPLTAKTHVSRTMVKLGARDRAQLVVLAYESGLVRPGWLG; from the coding sequence GTGATCCGCGTACTGCTCGCCGACGACCAGTCGCTGGTCCGGGCGGGGTTCCGTGCCCTGCTGGACGCGCAGCCGGACATCGAGGTGGCCGGGGAGGCCGCCGACGGCGGGGAGGCCGTGCGCCTGATCCGCGAACTGCGGCCCGACGTGGTCCTGATGGACATCCGGATGCCCCTGCTGGACGGGCTGGCCGCGACCCGCCGGATCACCGAGGACGCGGACCTGGGCGAGGTGAAGGTGGTCATGCTCACCACCTTCGAGCTGGACGAGTACGTCTTCGAGGCGATCCGCTCGGGCGCCTCCGGCTTCCTGGTGAAGGACACCGAGCCGGACGAATTGCTGCGGGCGGTACGGGCCGTGGTCGACGGGGACGCCCTCCTCTCACCCGGGGTGACGCGCCGGCTGATCGCCGAGTTCGCGGCCCGCTCCAAGGAACCGGCCGCCGTCGGCGCCCTGTCCGAGCTCACCGAACGGGAACGGGAGGTCATGGCGCTGGTCGGCCTCGGCCTGACCAACGAGGAGATCGCCCGGCGCCTGGTGGTCAGCCCGCTCACCGCCAAGACCCACGTCAGCCGCACCATGGTGAAGCTGGGCGCCCGCGACCGCGCCCAACTGGTCGTCCTCGCCTACGAGTCGGGTCTTGTACGGCCGGGCTGGCTGGGCTGA